In one Corallococcus sp. EGB genomic region, the following are encoded:
- a CDS encoding helix-turn-helix transcriptional regulator has product MSPSARVLDLGRYLGTPLQRVEVAGLVLTESTYAPGVRLPSHQDRHAGFRLTLEGGFTDVVEGRARECPARSVAFQAPGLEHAQRIRDVRTRTFNIDFSEESWRSRSALASGLDPRVDLTSARLSALGARVYQEFRRADDVAALAIEGLTLELLAEAVRASAPPRESGVPPWLGRARELLDAVRGPPPTLAALAREVGVSPLRLGRAFRQAWRCSPAEYLRRSRLERASRALRETQQPLGDIALEAGYCDQSHLTREFRRRLHVTPAEYRRMAGRASGSTR; this is encoded by the coding sequence GTGAGCCCTTCCGCGCGCGTCCTCGACCTCGGCCGTTATCTGGGTACGCCCCTCCAGCGTGTGGAGGTGGCGGGGCTCGTGCTCACGGAGAGCACTTACGCGCCGGGTGTCCGGCTCCCGTCCCACCAGGACCGGCACGCGGGCTTCCGGCTGACGCTGGAAGGAGGCTTCACGGACGTGGTGGAGGGCCGCGCGCGGGAGTGTCCGGCCCGGTCGGTCGCCTTCCAGGCGCCCGGGCTGGAGCACGCGCAGCGCATCCGGGACGTGCGCACGCGCACCTTCAACATCGACTTCTCCGAGGAGTCCTGGCGGTCGCGGAGCGCGCTCGCCTCGGGGTTGGATCCGCGGGTGGACCTGACGTCGGCGCGGCTGTCCGCGCTGGGGGCGCGCGTGTACCAGGAGTTCCGGCGCGCGGACGACGTGGCGGCGCTGGCCATCGAAGGGCTGACGCTGGAGCTGCTGGCGGAGGCGGTGCGTGCGTCGGCCCCTCCGCGGGAGTCCGGTGTCCCTCCGTGGTTGGGGCGAGCCCGGGAGCTGCTGGACGCGGTGAGAGGGCCGCCGCCCACGCTCGCGGCGCTGGCTCGGGAGGTGGGGGTGAGCCCGCTGCGCCTGGGGCGGGCCTTTCGCCAGGCCTGGCGGTGCAGTCCGGCGGAGTACCTGCGGCGGTCCCGGCTGGAGCGCGCGAGCCGGGCGCTGCGCGAGACGCAGCAGCCGCTGGGCGACATCGCGCTGGAGGCGGGTTACTGCGACCAGAGCCACCTGACGCGCGAGTTCCGCCGCCGCCTGCACGTCACCCCGGCGGAGTACCGGCGGATGGCGGGACGTGCATCCGGTTCCACGCGGTAG